A portion of the Halobacillus ihumii genome contains these proteins:
- the ychF gene encoding redox-regulated ATPase YchF, translating into MALTAGIVGLPNVGKSTLFNAITQAGALSANYPFATIDPNVGIVEVPDPRLEKLTELVNPKKTVPTAFEFTDIAGIVKGASQGEGLGNQFLSHIRQVDAICHVVRAFEDENITHVSGQVDPIADIETINLELILADLETVSKRLDRVAKMARQKDKDAVAEYAVLEKLKEGLESETPARAIEFSTDQQKVVKGLHLLTSKPILYVANVSEEEIGEGDNDKVKQIREFAAQENAEVIVVCAKIEAEIAELDGEEKQEFLEDLGIEESGLDQLIKATYNLLGLATYFTAGEQEVRAWTFKEGMTAPQAAGIIHTDFERGFIRAETVSYGDLVDAGTMGVARDRGRVRLEGKEYLVKDGDVIHFRFNV; encoded by the coding sequence ATGGCATTAACAGCTGGAATTGTAGGGTTGCCTAACGTGGGCAAGTCTACTTTATTTAACGCAATAACGCAGGCTGGAGCATTGTCTGCAAACTATCCGTTTGCCACCATTGATCCAAACGTTGGGATTGTGGAGGTTCCGGATCCTCGACTAGAAAAGTTAACTGAGCTGGTCAATCCGAAGAAGACAGTACCGACAGCATTCGAATTCACCGATATTGCCGGTATTGTTAAGGGGGCTAGCCAGGGAGAAGGGCTAGGAAACCAGTTCTTATCCCATATTCGCCAAGTGGATGCAATTTGTCACGTTGTACGTGCATTTGAAGATGAGAATATAACACATGTTTCTGGACAAGTAGATCCAATAGCTGATATCGAAACGATTAATTTAGAATTGATTTTAGCCGATTTGGAAACTGTTTCGAAGCGTTTGGACCGGGTGGCCAAAATGGCTCGCCAAAAAGACAAGGATGCAGTAGCTGAATATGCAGTCTTAGAAAAGCTTAAAGAAGGTCTTGAGAGTGAAACCCCTGCTCGAGCAATTGAATTCTCAACCGATCAGCAGAAGGTTGTAAAAGGCTTGCACTTATTAACTTCTAAGCCGATCTTATATGTGGCCAATGTAAGTGAAGAGGAGATTGGGGAAGGCGACAATGATAAAGTGAAGCAGATTCGGGAGTTTGCAGCCCAGGAGAATGCTGAGGTTATTGTTGTATGTGCAAAAATAGAAGCTGAAATTGCAGAGTTGGATGGGGAAGAAAAGCAAGAGTTCCTTGAAGACCTTGGTATTGAAGAATCTGGCTTGGATCAATTGATTAAAGCAACCTATAACTTGTTAGGGCTGGCTACTTATTTTACAGCTGGCGAGCAAGAGGTTCGTGCTTGGACGTTTAAAGAAGGAATGACAGCTCCTCAAGCTGCGGGGATTATTCATACTGACTTTGAACGCGGATTTATTCGTGCAGAGACAGTATCTTACGGAGACCTTGTGGATGCTGGAACTATGGGAGTAGCTCGAGATCGTGGTCGAGTTCGTTTAGAAGGAAAAGAGTATTTAGTTAAAGATGGCGATGTTATCCATTTCCGATTCAACGTATAA
- a CDS encoding DUF951 domain-containing protein: MAEKTYHLNDIVQMKKAHPCGENRWKIIRMGADIRIKCEGCGHSVLIPRKKFETKMKKVLETSEQ, from the coding sequence ATGGCAGAGAAAACGTATCATTTAAACGATATAGTTCAAATGAAGAAAGCACATCCTTGCGGAGAAAACCGCTGGAAAATTATTCGCATGGGTGCTGATATTAGAATTAAGTGCGAAGGATGCGGGCATAGTGTCCTAATCCCGCGTAAAAAGTTTGAAACGAAGATGAAGAAAGTACTCGAAACGAGTGAACAATAA
- a CDS encoding mechanosensitive ion channel family protein, with protein sequence MKEALVDWEKFVDYITGPELWVGIGQGLLQILLILFVSLLIIRIGSKIISRFFENRRRGPFQITARRESTLKKLVINTMTYIVYFTAFIMILEVFGIKIGPLLAGAGVAGLAIGFGAQNLVRDIISGFFIIFEDQFSVGDYVLTSGVEGFVEEIGLRTTKIKSWTGEINILPNGNVTQVTNYSIHNSIAVVDVRIAYENNIEYTEQIISELLEELPERYEQMTAIPELLGVDNLNASEIMMRIISETVPMEHWGVARAIRREVKQRLEEKGIEIPYPRIVMYSRHEEETRQEPS encoded by the coding sequence ATGAAGGAGGCTTTAGTAGACTGGGAAAAATTCGTTGACTATATAACAGGACCTGAATTGTGGGTTGGAATTGGACAGGGACTATTGCAAATATTGCTGATTCTATTTGTTTCGTTATTAATCATTCGGATCGGCAGTAAAATCATATCACGATTTTTTGAAAACCGTAGACGAGGTCCCTTCCAGATTACTGCACGCCGTGAATCTACTCTCAAAAAGCTTGTGATTAATACGATGACATACATCGTTTATTTCACAGCATTTATCATGATATTAGAAGTATTTGGTATCAAAATCGGGCCGTTGCTTGCCGGTGCTGGGGTGGCTGGCTTAGCGATTGGGTTTGGTGCGCAAAACCTCGTACGTGATATCATTTCCGGCTTCTTCATTATCTTTGAAGATCAATTTTCTGTAGGAGACTATGTGCTGACATCTGGTGTAGAGGGATTTGTTGAGGAAATTGGTTTACGGACGACTAAAATCAAAAGTTGGACAGGGGAGATCAATATTCTTCCGAATGGGAATGTTACCCAAGTCACCAACTACTCGATTCACAATAGCATTGCTGTAGTTGATGTGAGGATTGCCTATGAAAATAATATTGAATATACAGAACAGATCATATCCGAACTTCTTGAGGAATTACCAGAACGATATGAGCAGATGACAGCTATACCTGAACTGCTAGGTGTAGATAATTTAAATGCTTCAGAAATCATGATGAGGATCATTAGTGAAACAGTCCCTATGGAACACTGGGGTGTAGCTCGTGCGATTCGAAGAGAAGTGAAACAGCGTTTAGAAGAAAAAGGGATTGAAATTCCTTATCCGCGTATTGTGATGTACTCACGTCACGAAGAAGAAACGAGACAGGAACCATCTTAA
- the yyaC gene encoding spore protease YyaC yields MNVKDKFSKGEQRVHVDDPNMSEQLSHYLLESLPKDEQVIIACIGTDRSTGDSLGPLVGSMLRDHPLKTFHVYGTLEQPLHALNLKDTIKAIYRTHPSPFILAIDACLGKNSSIGSVSIGKGTLNPGAALKKDLPPIGDMHISGMVNVGGFMEYVVLQNTRLHHVMNMAAKIAAAIRLAEEQREKGLYTYQPLIAATKKQQR; encoded by the coding sequence ATGAATGTTAAGGACAAGTTTTCAAAAGGTGAGCAGCGTGTACATGTAGACGATCCAAATATGAGTGAACAACTTAGTCATTACCTATTGGAGTCCCTTCCTAAGGACGAGCAAGTTATTATTGCATGTATCGGTACTGACCGATCAACTGGAGATTCTTTAGGACCACTGGTTGGTTCAATGCTTCGTGACCACCCCTTAAAAACTTTCCACGTTTATGGAACATTAGAGCAACCCTTACATGCCCTAAACCTGAAAGATACAATAAAAGCTATCTATCGTACTCATCCATCGCCATTCATTCTTGCTATTGATGCCTGCCTTGGGAAGAATTCTTCTATTGGAAGTGTATCTATCGGAAAAGGAACTCTTAACCCTGGAGCTGCTTTAAAAAAGGACCTGCCGCCTATAGGTGATATGCATATAAGCGGAATGGTTAATGTGGGGGGATTCATGGAATATGTAGTCCTGCAAAACACCCGTCTGCATCATGTTATGAATATGGCTGCAAAAATTGCAGCAGCTATCCGTTTGGCAGAAGAACAACGCGAGAAGGGCCTTTATACTTACCAGCCTTTAATAGCTGCAACAAAAAAACAGCAACGGTAA
- a CDS encoding DUF554 domain-containing protein: MVLLGTIVNGLCIFVGTLLGLFFTKIPERFKETVMSGIGLAVILIGLQMGFETNNIVVVLLSLLIGAIVGEALHLEERLEYVGRWVERKFSRPEKQSTISQGFITASLIFVIGALSVIGALDSGLRNDHEVLITKAIIDGFVALVLTSTLGIGVIFSVIPVVLYEGGIALLATQINRWIPKEMLDLFIVEMTATGGLLIVAIGLNLLKLTKIRVANLLPSLFIVGIVLYVMQWF, translated from the coding sequence ATGGTATTATTAGGGACTATTGTAAATGGATTATGTATATTCGTTGGTACATTACTTGGCTTATTCTTCACGAAAATTCCAGAACGATTTAAAGAAACGGTTATGAGTGGGATTGGTTTAGCAGTTATCCTGATTGGATTGCAGATGGGGTTTGAGACGAATAATATTGTCGTGGTTTTACTGAGTCTTCTCATAGGGGCAATCGTTGGAGAGGCTCTTCATTTGGAGGAACGACTAGAATATGTTGGCCGCTGGGTGGAGAGAAAGTTCTCAAGACCAGAAAAGCAGTCAACTATTTCTCAAGGGTTTATTACAGCCTCACTAATCTTTGTCATAGGAGCACTTTCTGTTATTGGAGCTTTAGATAGTGGTCTTCGTAATGATCATGAAGTGTTGATTACGAAGGCTATCATCGATGGATTTGTTGCTTTAGTATTAACTTCTACGCTCGGAATCGGTGTTATCTTTTCGGTTATTCCTGTTGTACTTTACGAAGGGGGTATCGCTTTACTAGCCACGCAAATCAATAGGTGGATCCCCAAGGAGATGCTCGATTTATTTATTGTGGAAATGACAGCCACTGGCGGATTACTGATTGTTGCAATTGGGTTAAATTTACTAAAGTTGACAAAAATACGAGTAGCGAATTTATTACCCTCATTATTTATAGTCGGAATTGTTCTTTATGTGATGCAGTGGTTTTAG
- a CDS encoding ParB/RepB/Spo0J family partition protein: MARGLGKGINAIFNDMNVKDNEQIHEIKVKNCRPNPYQPRKHFTEEAINELQQSIEEHGILQPLIVRKSIKGYEIVVGERRFRAAKQAGLDYVPVLIRELTDDEMMELALLENLQREDLTPIEEAHAYQNLIKELGVTQDNLSKRLGKSRSHIANLVRLLTLPQEVSERINDGSLSMGHGRALLGLKDKKKVIPVMKRIESEGLNVRQVEKLILEINEDKPKKNTNEPVKDIFIREREESLKQRLGTSVNIHKGKRKGKIEIEFLNDEDLERILNWFESQ; the protein is encoded by the coding sequence ATGGCGAGAGGGTTAGGTAAAGGCATAAATGCAATATTTAATGACATGAATGTTAAAGACAATGAACAGATTCATGAAATTAAGGTGAAGAATTGTAGACCCAATCCTTATCAACCACGAAAACATTTCACTGAAGAGGCAATTAATGAACTTCAACAATCCATTGAAGAACATGGAATTCTTCAGCCATTGATTGTGAGAAAGAGTATTAAGGGGTACGAAATTGTAGTAGGGGAGCGGCGGTTTCGTGCAGCCAAGCAGGCTGGGCTTGATTATGTCCCTGTTTTAATCCGGGAATTGACGGATGACGAAATGATGGAGCTGGCCCTTCTTGAAAACCTTCAGCGTGAAGATTTAACGCCTATCGAAGAGGCGCATGCTTATCAAAATCTAATCAAGGAATTAGGCGTTACTCAGGACAATCTCTCTAAGCGTCTTGGTAAAAGTCGTTCGCATATTGCTAATCTTGTGAGGCTGCTGACACTGCCTCAAGAAGTTAGTGAACGGATTAACGATGGCTCCTTGTCTATGGGGCATGGCCGGGCTCTCTTAGGGTTAAAAGATAAGAAAAAGGTTATACCTGTTATGAAACGCATTGAATCAGAAGGTTTAAACGTACGTCAGGTCGAAAAGCTTATTTTAGAAATAAATGAAGATAAGCCTAAAAAAAACACGAACGAACCTGTAAAAGATATTTTTATTCGTGAACGGGAAGAAAGTCTTAAACAGCGTTTGGGGACTAGTGTCAACATTCATAAAGGCAAACGAAAAGGGAAAATTGAGATTGAGTTTCTTAATGATGAGGATCTTGAACGGATTTTAAACTGGTTTGAAAGTCAATAA
- a CDS encoding ParA family protein: MGKVISIANQKGGVGKTTTAVNLSACLAYLNNKVLLVDIDPQGNATSGVGVEKGEVSQCIYDVLVDGVDAPQVRTATMVENLDAIPATIQLAGAEIELVPTISREVRLKHAIDEVKDEYDYVIIDCPPSLGLLTINALTASNTVLIPVQCEYYALEGLSQLLNTIRLVQKHLNKDLMIEGVLLTMLDARTNLGIQVIEEVKKYFQDRVYRAVIPRNVRLSEAPSHGKPIILYDAKSRGAEVYLDLAKEVMANGERVR, translated from the coding sequence ATGGGTAAAGTGATTTCCATTGCCAATCAAAAAGGTGGCGTTGGAAAAACAACAACAGCCGTTAATTTAAGCGCATGCCTGGCTTACTTAAACAATAAGGTGCTCTTAGTAGATATTGACCCGCAAGGTAATGCTACGAGTGGTGTTGGTGTAGAAAAGGGAGAAGTAAGTCAATGTATATATGATGTACTAGTAGATGGAGTTGATGCTCCTCAAGTTCGTACTGCAACAATGGTGGAAAACCTCGATGCTATCCCAGCCACCATTCAGTTAGCTGGAGCAGAGATTGAACTTGTCCCTACGATTTCCAGAGAGGTAAGGCTTAAACATGCCATTGATGAAGTGAAAGATGAGTATGATTATGTCATTATTGATTGTCCGCCTTCATTAGGTCTGTTGACGATTAATGCTTTGACAGCATCGAACACAGTTTTGATTCCTGTTCAATGTGAGTATTATGCTCTTGAAGGGTTGAGCCAGCTGCTTAACACTATTCGTCTTGTTCAAAAACACTTGAATAAAGACCTTATGATTGAGGGTGTGTTATTAACAATGCTGGATGCTCGTACAAACTTAGGTATTCAGGTGATTGAAGAAGTGAAGAAATATTTTCAAGATCGTGTCTACCGTGCAGTTATTCCCCGCAATGTTCGTTTAAGTGAAGCGCCCAGTCATGGCAAGCCTATTATTTTATATGATGCCAAGTCACGCGGGGCTGAAGTATATTTAGACTTAGCGAAGGAAGTGATGGCAAATGGCGAGAGGGTTAGGTAA
- the noc gene encoding nucleoid occlusion protein: MLHPFGRLFGLGDKSESEPDNNSNSNNNEEVEYNPDEVMQVPVESVQPNRYQPRAIFNNEKISELAQTIHTHGMIQPIVVRRLNEDHYELIAGERRWRAVQSLGWETIPAILREMDDAQTASVALIENLQREELTVIEEATAYARLIEIHELTQEALAQRLGKSQSTVANKMRLLKLPESVQRAVMNKEITERHARALIALKEPENQEKLLDEIIEKQLNVKQTEERIAKLQDPKPKKKKPKLKGVNKDMRIAMNTIRQSLDMVSDTGIDVETNEEDHDEYYQFTIKIPKKKT, from the coding sequence GTGTTACATCCTTTTGGTCGTCTGTTCGGACTGGGTGACAAGTCAGAGTCGGAGCCAGATAACAACAGCAATAGCAATAACAACGAAGAAGTAGAATACAACCCTGATGAAGTCATGCAAGTTCCTGTCGAAAGTGTTCAACCGAACCGTTATCAGCCCAGGGCTATTTTTAACAATGAAAAGATTAGTGAACTCGCCCAGACGATACATACGCACGGGATGATTCAGCCAATTGTTGTGCGTCGTTTGAACGAAGATCATTATGAGTTAATTGCGGGCGAACGCAGGTGGCGTGCTGTCCAATCACTTGGCTGGGAAACCATTCCTGCCATTCTTCGGGAGATGGATGATGCTCAAACCGCTTCTGTTGCTTTAATCGAAAACTTGCAACGTGAAGAGTTAACAGTAATTGAGGAGGCTACAGCTTACGCACGTTTAATTGAGATTCATGAATTAACTCAGGAGGCACTTGCTCAAAGACTAGGGAAGAGTCAATCTACAGTTGCCAATAAAATGCGATTGTTAAAACTCCCGGAATCCGTACAACGAGCTGTTATGAATAAAGAGATAACAGAACGTCATGCGCGGGCTCTGATTGCTTTAAAAGAACCGGAGAATCAGGAAAAGCTTCTAGATGAAATTATTGAAAAGCAGTTAAACGTCAAGCAGACAGAAGAGCGAATTGCTAAGCTGCAGGATCCAAAGCCAAAGAAGAAAAAGCCGAAGCTTAAAGGTGTCAATAAAGATATGAGAATTGCGATGAATACCATCCGCCAATCTCTTGATATGGTTTCAGATACTGGAATTGATGTTGAAACAAATGAAGAAGATCATGACGAATATTATCAATTCACAATAAAAATTCCTAAGAAAAAAACATAG
- the msrB gene encoding peptide-methionine (R)-S-oxide reductase MsrB, whose translation MKKIWLVSIVSLIGLTVFMGPGVYNKISGEVNNAERIVDVRNKDGEKVTYSQAELKEILTPLQYKVTQKNGTEKAFENKYWDNKQQGIYVDVISGEPLFSSTDKFYSGTGWPSFTKPLVEENIVTKKDRGIFGTSTEVRSKEANSHIGHVFNDGPEPTGLRYCMNSAAMDFIPKEKLKEKGYEEFIHLFQ comes from the coding sequence GTGAAAAAAATATGGCTAGTTTCGATTGTTTCCTTGATTGGTTTGACTGTCTTTATGGGTCCAGGCGTTTATAATAAGATCTCCGGGGAAGTGAACAACGCTGAACGGATCGTAGATGTGAGAAATAAGGATGGTGAAAAGGTGACATATTCCCAAGCTGAGTTAAAAGAAATACTGACACCTCTCCAATATAAAGTTACTCAAAAGAATGGAACAGAAAAGGCTTTTGAAAATAAGTATTGGGATAATAAACAACAAGGAATCTACGTAGATGTTATATCAGGTGAGCCGCTTTTCAGCTCTACCGATAAATTTTATTCGGGGACCGGATGGCCTAGCTTTACTAAACCGTTAGTTGAAGAGAATATTGTAACGAAAAAAGATCGTGGTATCTTTGGTACTAGTACAGAGGTTAGAAGTAAAGAAGCTAATTCCCATATTGGTCATGTTTTTAACGATGGTCCAGAGCCAACAGGATTACGTTACTGTATGAACTCTGCAGCTATGGACTTCATTCCTAAGGAAAAACTTAAGGAAAAAGGATATGAGGAGTTCATACATCTATTCCAATAA
- a CDS encoding dipeptidase, with the protein MNLFPTIDGHNDTLLKLYLEERSSDHLFFHKTSVGHIDLTRASKGMFSAGFFAVFCPNPSGAMLPDFEEYMTENGYDLPLPSPVDYEYCHHMTNAMVAQLYHLQTESNGALTVVKSFEELENLVHNETLGAILHFEGAESIDEDLNALHVYYQAGLRSLGLVWSRPNIFAEGVPYRYPSTPDIGSGLTEPGKKLVQECNKLGIMIDLSHLNEKGFWDVKGLSNAPLVATHSNAHTICPISRNLTDKQLDAIAESNGVVGVTYAVNMLRPDGKLDTNTPLETIVKHIDYIAGRIGIEHVALGSDFDGTTIPDALGDVTGVPKVIKLLKDRGYSNNDLRKLTSENWLRVLKETWK; encoded by the coding sequence TAAAACATCAGTGGGGCACATTGATTTGACCAGAGCAAGCAAAGGTATGTTTAGTGCTGGTTTTTTTGCTGTTTTTTGTCCGAATCCGTCTGGGGCAATGCTTCCAGATTTTGAGGAGTATATGACTGAAAATGGTTACGACCTTCCTTTACCCTCACCTGTCGACTATGAATATTGTCATCACATGACAAATGCAATGGTTGCTCAACTTTATCACTTGCAAACCGAATCTAATGGAGCTTTAACAGTTGTCAAAAGCTTTGAAGAATTGGAAAATCTAGTACATAATGAAACGCTAGGTGCTATTCTCCATTTTGAGGGAGCCGAATCCATCGATGAAGACCTTAATGCATTACACGTATATTATCAAGCTGGCCTCCGTTCACTTGGTCTTGTATGGAGTCGTCCAAATATATTTGCTGAAGGTGTGCCATACCGCTATCCTTCCACTCCTGATATTGGCTCAGGCCTTACAGAGCCTGGGAAAAAACTTGTACAGGAATGTAATAAACTTGGCATCATGATAGATTTATCACATCTTAATGAGAAGGGGTTTTGGGATGTAAAAGGACTCTCTAATGCGCCCCTGGTGGCAACTCACTCAAATGCACACACTATATGTCCGATATCGCGTAATTTAACTGATAAGCAACTGGATGCCATCGCGGAATCCAATGGAGTAGTAGGGGTGACGTATGCTGTAAACATGCTACGGCCAGATGGAAAGTTAGATACGAATACACCTCTAGAAACGATCGTGAAACACATCGATTATATTGCAGGTCGTATTGGTATCGAACATGTTGCCTTAGGATCTGACTTTGATGGTACGACGATTCCGGACGCATTAGGTGACGTGACGGGAGTGCCCAAAGTGATAAAACTGTTAAAGGATCGTGGGTATAGTAATAATGATCTACGTAAGTTAACCAGCGAAAATTGGCTTCGGGTTTTGAAGGAGACTTGGAAATAA